Proteins encoded in a region of the Anopheles ziemanni chromosome 2, idAnoZiCoDA_A2_x.2, whole genome shotgun sequence genome:
- the LOC131281595 gene encoding myeloid differentiation primary response protein MyD88-like yields the protein MLDNPAKVTEVHVGSRNDLTMVPLKALSPLTRDLLGSLLDKERIFLSEAGFSRDWRGLFYLAEIPKSLYPLVKGHEKHTHRLLELWEKESHQCKVDANLAQLQNLLGCIDRWDVVDDTSDLFEKDAEKFLLQEQRRTARENQPAELQDGYVPDDNDIIVVGDRPGNKQLFDAFILFAQEDIEFATKMVSRLEARGLNLCLKDRDILAGASFEHEVMSRLISERCRRLVVIISEAFLASSLNDFTVTFAQALQIERRQRKVIPCVYGKCDLPPHLKYTCRLDYQRSQNLYNFWDKLANSIRPSATAVAIKASPVKEDPEDQPPPKARPVAVTAPLPIPKVAVVEDEPTLVVKLPNAAEQEGCSSSLKKSHSFWDLFSGLSQKKNRLNSSSSQVNINDITPSSSPKKASYSPLSFIKRDSSQPNGHAASSAPSKATPAKEKQTKSKKKWYKSMGRKVATAI from the exons ATGCTGGACAATCCCGCAAAAGTGACCGAGGTTCACGTCGGGAGTCGAAACGACCTGACGATGGTGCCGCTGAAAGCGCTCAGCCCGCTGACCCGTGACCTTCTTGGCAGCCTGTTGGACAAGGAGCGAATATTTCTTAGCGAGGCAGGATTTTCCCGCGACTGGCGGGGGCTGTTCTATTTGGCTGAAATTCCCAAAAGCCTCTACCCGCTAGTGAAGGGTCATGAAAAACATACGCACCGCCTGCTGGAGCTGTGGGAAAAGGAATCCCATCAATGCAAGGTTGATGCAAATCTGGCCCAACTGCAGAACCTTCTCGGTTGTATCGATCGATGGGACGTCGTGGATGATACGTCCGATTTGTTCG AGAAAGACGCGGAGAAGTTCTTACTGCAGGAACAGAGGCGTACGGCTCGAGAAAATCAACCAGCGGAATTGCAAGATGGCTATGTACCGGACGACAACGATATTATTGTGGTAGGCGATAGACCAGGCAACAAGCAACTGTTCGATGCCTTCATTCTATTCGCTCAGGAGGACATTGAGTTTGCCACGAAAATGGTGTCCCGTTTGGAGGCTCGCGGGTTGAACCTATGCCTTAAGGATCGTGATATTCTGGCCGGTGCTTCCTTCGAGCACGAGGTCATGTCGCGGCTCATTTCCGAGCGCTGCCGCCGCTTGGTGGTTATCATATCAGAGGCATTCCTAGCCAGCTCGCTCAACGATTTCACCGTTACCTTTGCCCAGGCGTTGCAGATCGAACGGAGGCAACGCAAGGTAATACCGTGCGTATATGGGAAATGTGACCTACCGCCACATCTCAAGTACACCTGTCGGTTGGATTATCAGCGATCGCAAAATTTGTACAACTTCTGGGACAAACTGGCTAACTCTATAAGACCATCGGCTACGGCGGTCGCAATAAAAGCGTCGCCCGTCAAAGAAGATCCAGAAGATCAGCCGCCCCCTAAGGCGCGGCCAGTCGCTGTAACCGCCCCCTTGCCGATTCCAAAGGTGGCCGTGGTCGAAGATGAACCGACGCTGGTAGTAAAACTACCGAACGCCGCGGAACAGGAGGGCTGCTCGTCCAGCTTAAAAAAGTCACACTCGTTCTGGGATCTGTTTTCCGGGCTCAGTCAAAAGAAGAACCGGCTTAACAGTAGCAGCTCACAGGTAAACATCAACGACATAACACCGTCGTCCAGCCCGAAAAAGGCGAGCTACTCCCCGCTGAGCTTTATCAAGCGGGATTCCTCGCAACCGAACGGTCACGCCGCTTCATCCGCTCCGTCTAAGGCTACGCCTGCGAAGGAGAAGCAGACGAAgtcgaaaaagaaatggtacAAATCGATGGGCCGTAAGGTGGCCACCGCAATATGA
- the LOC131283162 gene encoding uncharacterized protein LOC131283162 isoform X1 encodes MWSAALCTLGVSKPIWGCNCLNFRQGMSVESRGKRPLKIWDSWRNVRKGLVVGSFEELIVRGKDKLGVPASEPVRLVLECDGTQVEDGEYFRTLANNTVLLLLRQGERWYPTGVDVIKAAISAIPKIVCETIHALELQDETPSWKIMDNKGRVTVVLHWDQRQGGGGQGGGGGGSGGGGGGSSQSSGGPGLSNGPTTADKFSPSKKSLSTQNSIDKSSVSGVGVGPQQQPRFPSPQITVINHDDPQSAIYHSARRLSKQGGSFDSAVGAVHVHTPECAHHAHMPTRAGSPGATECDFHCCALHEEGRKIAVHKNVATSPIQDGSASPQPPPSSLSDSRRTSAAKGHVRFLDIGPERDSSESETENTVMEDETVTSEKFLLLIDQLSVDQKRHLSIKDIGIILERLSSKILDVERLDRESESDDCYNWTIKATIRGDALRELGVIYNGNYYAISEHPGYKEENEENGEDAEEEDEDRL; translated from the exons ATGTGGTCTGCGGCGTTATGTACATTGGGCGTTTCGAAACCGATTTGGGGCTGCAACTGTTTGAACTTTCGCCAAGGAATGTCCGTG GAGTCTCGTGGCAAGAGGCCTTTAAAAATCTGGGACAGTTGGCGTAATGTCCGTAAAGGTCTCGTAGTAGGTAGCTTCGAGGAACTAATAGTTAGAG GGAAGGACAAATTAGGAGTGCCAGCCTCCGAACCCGTGCGATTAGTGTTGGAATGCGACGGCACGCAGGTCGAGGATGGCGAGTACTTCAGGACGTTAGCAAATAATacggtactgctgctgctgcggcaaGGCGAACGCTGGTATCCAACGGGTGTCGATGTAATTAAGGCTG CGATATCAGCAATACCAAAGATCGTTTGCGAGACTATACATGCGTTGGAGCTGCAGGATGAAACACCATCTTGGAAGATTATGGATAACAAGGGTCGAGTCACTGTTGTGTTGCACTGGGATCAACGGCAAGGCGGTGGTGGCCAAGGTGGCGGCGGAggcggtagtggtggtggcggcggcggcagcagccaGAGTTCCGGTGGGCCGGGTCTAAGCAACGGACCGACGACGGCCGACAAGTTCTCGCCCTCGAAGAAGAGCCTCTCGACGCAGAACTCGATCGACAAGTCGTCGGTGTCGGGCGTCGGCGTCgggccgcagcagcagccccGGTTTCCGAGCCCCCAGATCACCGTCATCAATCATGACGATCCGCAGTCGGCGATCTACCACTCGGCCCGGCGGCTGTCCAAGCAGGGTGGCTCGTTCGATAGCGCCGTCGGCGCCGTACACGTCCACACGCCCGAGTGCGCCCATCACGCACACATGCCCACGCGAGCCGGCAGTCCGGGTGCGACCGAGTGTGACTTCCACTGCTGCGCGCTGCACGAGGAGGGCCGGAAGATCGCGGTACACAAGAACGTGGCCACGTCACCGATCCAGGATGGGTCGGCCAGCCCGCAGCCACCGCCGAGCAGCCTGTCCGACAGCCGGCGTACGTCCGCCGCGAAGGGCCACGTGCGCTTCCTGGACATCGGCCCCGAGCGGGACAGCTCCGAGAGCGAGACGGAGAACACCGTGATGGAGGACGAGACGGTGACGTCCGAGAAGTTCCTGCTGCTGATCGACCAGCTGTCGGTCGACCAGAAGCGGCACCTCAGCATCAAGGACATCGGCATCATCCTCGAGCGGCTCAGCTCGAAGATCCTCGACGTCGAACGGCTGGACCGCGAGAGCGAGTCGGACGACTGCTACAACTGGACGATCAAGGCGACGATACGGGGCGACGCGCTGCGCGAACTAGGTGTTATTTACAATGGAAACTACTACGCAATATCAGAGCATCCGGGCTACAAGGAGGAGAACGAGGAGAACGGCGAGGATGCGGAAGAGGAGGACGAGGATAGGTTATAA
- the LOC131283162 gene encoding uncharacterized protein LOC131283162 isoform X2, with translation MAREESRGKRPLKIWDSWRNVRKGLVVGSFEELIVRGKDKLGVPASEPVRLVLECDGTQVEDGEYFRTLANNTVLLLLRQGERWYPTGVDVIKAAISAIPKIVCETIHALELQDETPSWKIMDNKGRVTVVLHWDQRQGGGGQGGGGGGSGGGGGGSSQSSGGPGLSNGPTTADKFSPSKKSLSTQNSIDKSSVSGVGVGPQQQPRFPSPQITVINHDDPQSAIYHSARRLSKQGGSFDSAVGAVHVHTPECAHHAHMPTRAGSPGATECDFHCCALHEEGRKIAVHKNVATSPIQDGSASPQPPPSSLSDSRRTSAAKGHVRFLDIGPERDSSESETENTVMEDETVTSEKFLLLIDQLSVDQKRHLSIKDIGIILERLSSKILDVERLDRESESDDCYNWTIKATIRGDALRELGVIYNGNYYAISEHPGYKEENEENGEDAEEEDEDRL, from the exons ATGGCAAGGGAG GAGTCTCGTGGCAAGAGGCCTTTAAAAATCTGGGACAGTTGGCGTAATGTCCGTAAAGGTCTCGTAGTAGGTAGCTTCGAGGAACTAATAGTTAGAG GGAAGGACAAATTAGGAGTGCCAGCCTCCGAACCCGTGCGATTAGTGTTGGAATGCGACGGCACGCAGGTCGAGGATGGCGAGTACTTCAGGACGTTAGCAAATAATacggtactgctgctgctgcggcaaGGCGAACGCTGGTATCCAACGGGTGTCGATGTAATTAAGGCTG CGATATCAGCAATACCAAAGATCGTTTGCGAGACTATACATGCGTTGGAGCTGCAGGATGAAACACCATCTTGGAAGATTATGGATAACAAGGGTCGAGTCACTGTTGTGTTGCACTGGGATCAACGGCAAGGCGGTGGTGGCCAAGGTGGCGGCGGAggcggtagtggtggtggcggcggcggcagcagccaGAGTTCCGGTGGGCCGGGTCTAAGCAACGGACCGACGACGGCCGACAAGTTCTCGCCCTCGAAGAAGAGCCTCTCGACGCAGAACTCGATCGACAAGTCGTCGGTGTCGGGCGTCGGCGTCgggccgcagcagcagccccGGTTTCCGAGCCCCCAGATCACCGTCATCAATCATGACGATCCGCAGTCGGCGATCTACCACTCGGCCCGGCGGCTGTCCAAGCAGGGTGGCTCGTTCGATAGCGCCGTCGGCGCCGTACACGTCCACACGCCCGAGTGCGCCCATCACGCACACATGCCCACGCGAGCCGGCAGTCCGGGTGCGACCGAGTGTGACTTCCACTGCTGCGCGCTGCACGAGGAGGGCCGGAAGATCGCGGTACACAAGAACGTGGCCACGTCACCGATCCAGGATGGGTCGGCCAGCCCGCAGCCACCGCCGAGCAGCCTGTCCGACAGCCGGCGTACGTCCGCCGCGAAGGGCCACGTGCGCTTCCTGGACATCGGCCCCGAGCGGGACAGCTCCGAGAGCGAGACGGAGAACACCGTGATGGAGGACGAGACGGTGACGTCCGAGAAGTTCCTGCTGCTGATCGACCAGCTGTCGGTCGACCAGAAGCGGCACCTCAGCATCAAGGACATCGGCATCATCCTCGAGCGGCTCAGCTCGAAGATCCTCGACGTCGAACGGCTGGACCGCGAGAGCGAGTCGGACGACTGCTACAACTGGACGATCAAGGCGACGATACGGGGCGACGCGCTGCGCGAACTAGGTGTTATTTACAATGGAAACTACTACGCAATATCAGAGCATCCGGGCTACAAGGAGGAGAACGAGGAGAACGGCGAGGATGCGGAAGAGGAGGACGAGGATAGGTTATAA